Genomic DNA from Ancylothrix sp. D3o:
CTTCTTCTCAAGTACAAGCTACAAAGACAAATTCCCCTACACCGGCTTCAATTTGGTTTAGATAATGGAAACTTTGAAGAAATGGTGGGGTTGTCTTAACCCCACGATGAAACTGTTAGTCGTCATTGCAATAACTTCATTCATCTTGAATTTATTGAAACCGGGGCGACTAACTTATCTGGGAGAGGAGTCAGTAAGAAATGGTATTCGCTCCATTCAAACTTCTACTCCCTCCAACAATAGTGATTCTTCACCCGGCGGTAATCCCAGAAAAGATACAAAAGCCGCTTGTGCAATACCAGATTTCTTTGGCAGAACAATTGATCTTTGTAAAGAGCAGAAGAAATGAAACTCAAGTTTACTGTGGAGACAACTTATGAAGGTACAAGACCGGCACCCGCCACCACCGAAATATCAGAGTCACCGCGTAGTGATAGTGCAGCAGAAGATTCCTCAGCATCGATGCCGGCATCCCGAACCCCCCATCACCCAGACGATTATCAATATCCGCCACCGTCGGCACCACAATATCCAGCGTCTCCCCCATATCCACCGGCACCACCGGGTACGCCACATCCACCGGCACCATCGCCACCACCAACAGCACCACCCCCGGCATATCCATCGCCATATTCATATCCACCGCCACCGGCACACCCATATCCAACCGCACCTCCACCACCATATTCATATCCACCGCCACCGTACTATCCCCCAACATCGCCGCCATCAGCACATCCATATCCACCACCGCCGTACTATCCCCCAACATCACCGCCACCAGCAGTCCCCCACCCATACCCACCAGCACATCCAGCGGCTCCACATCCGACAATTCCGGCACCACCGCCACCAGCAGTCCCCCACTCATATCCACCGGCACCACCAACTAATCTTGAAATCAATTCTGCTGAGAAAAAGGCAGCTATTCTGATTGTCTGTTTGGTTGGATTGCAATTATTACCGGTGCCAACCTGGGAAAAAATAGAAAATTTACCACCGGCTCAAATATTGCGCTCAATAGTAAATCCAACTGCCGCGCCACCAGTTCCTTCTTCAAAACAGCAATCATCCATTTTATTACATGGCCCACCAGTTTTTCCCTTAGCTGGATTATCAGGAAAAAAGGCTATTCCTGTTAGTATTCCTGGTGATTGCCGACCGCTAGGAAGCTGCACCAGAAAACACGCGGGGGCTGATTACAGCGCTAGTCCAGGGACGCCGGTACTCGCAGTTGAAGGGGGAACAGTTAATGAAGTAAAACCCGATTCTCCTGTTGGTGGAATTATCGGAATTAAATCAACTTCCTCCGATGAAATCTATCGGTATGTTCATTTAGATCGTGATTCGGTGCGGCCATTTAAAGTTGGTGATTTTGTCAGTAAAGGGAGCATTATCGGTAAAGTTGGGCCTACGTTTCCT
This window encodes:
- a CDS encoding M23 family metallopeptidase, which encodes MPTWEKIENLPPAQILRSIVNPTAAPPVPSSKQQSSILLHGPPVFPLAGLSGKKAIPVSIPGDCRPLGSCTRKHAGADYSASPGTPVLAVEGGTVNEVKPDSPVGGIIGIKSTSSDEIYRYVHLDRDSVRPFKVGDFVSKGSIIGKVGPTFPGSSGPHLHIERYQAGQLDWKVHEHLKTAIALPKP